A DNA window from Buttiauxella agrestis contains the following coding sequences:
- a CDS encoding YcbX family protein: protein MISLSQLFIHPVKSMRGLALSHAQVTPSGLAFDRIFMVTEPDGTFITARTSPEMVLFTPAITHDGLFLSAPDGSSATVRFADFQAQAEPTEVWGNHFTAQIAPDEINQWLSGFFARPVQLRWLGETLTRRVKRHQEVPLSFADGYPFLLANEASLRDLQNRCPASVKMTQFRPNIVVTGAQAWEEDTWQVVRMGGVTFDVAKPCSRCILTTVSPERGRKHPSSEPLATLQKFRTALDNGDVDFGQNLIARNSGVIRVGDELQVLATKPAKIYGAGAVAESLEPFEQQESMVAIDWQGQQFHGNNQQILLEQLEQQGIRVPYSCRAGICGSCRIKLVSGEVKALKKSAINDDGTILCCSCIPAGDVELAGN from the coding sequence ATGATTAGCCTGTCTCAACTTTTTATTCACCCGGTGAAATCAATGCGCGGTCTTGCCCTCTCTCATGCGCAAGTCACCCCAAGCGGTTTGGCCTTTGATCGCATTTTTATGGTGACAGAACCTGACGGCACTTTTATTACCGCGCGTACTTCACCGGAAATGGTGCTGTTTACTCCGGCAATCACTCACGATGGTTTGTTCCTGAGCGCACCCGACGGCAGTTCCGCTACCGTGCGTTTTGCAGATTTTCAGGCTCAGGCTGAACCGACCGAAGTCTGGGGAAATCACTTCACCGCGCAAATAGCGCCTGATGAAATCAACCAATGGTTGAGCGGCTTTTTTGCTCGCCCGGTTCAATTACGTTGGTTGGGTGAAACCTTAACGCGTCGCGTAAAACGTCATCAAGAAGTCCCTTTATCTTTTGCCGACGGCTACCCTTTCCTACTGGCTAACGAAGCGTCACTGCGTGATTTACAAAACCGCTGCCCGGCAAGCGTCAAAATGACGCAGTTTCGCCCGAACATTGTGGTGACGGGTGCTCAAGCCTGGGAAGAAGACACCTGGCAAGTGGTGCGAATGGGTGGTGTGACGTTTGATGTCGCCAAGCCTTGCAGCCGTTGTATTTTGACAACCGTCAGCCCCGAGCGTGGACGCAAGCATCCGAGTAGCGAGCCACTGGCGACGTTGCAAAAATTCCGTACAGCGCTGGATAATGGCGATGTCGATTTCGGCCAGAATCTCATTGCCCGTAATAGCGGCGTAATTCGTGTTGGCGATGAACTTCAGGTTTTAGCGACTAAGCCCGCCAAAATTTATGGCGCCGGTGCGGTGGCAGAATCACTCGAACCTTTCGAGCAGCAAGAGAGCATGGTCGCCATTGACTGGCAGGGCCAACAGTTTCACGGAAACAATCAGCAAATTTTGCTCGAACAGCTAGAACAACAAGGCATTCGTGTACCCTATTCTTGCCGGGCAGGAATTTGCGGAAGTTGCCGAATTAAGTTGGTTAGCGGGGAAGTCAAAGCGTTGAAGAAAAGCGCTATCAATGACGACGGCACAATTCTGTGTTGCAGCTGTATTCCGGCGGGCGATGTGGAATTAGCGGGAAATTAA
- a CDS encoding ABC transporter ATP-binding protein: MSLISMHGAWLSFSDAPLLDNTELHIEENERVCLVGRNGAGKSTLMKILNREVPLDDGRMVYEQDLIVARLQQDPPRNVAGTVYDFVAEGVEEQAEHLKAYHDISHKVMTDPSDKNLNEMARIQEILDNQNLWQLESRINEVLLQLGLDADTELSSLSGGWLRKAALGRALVSSPRVLLLDEPTNHLDIEAIDWLEGFLKEFQGSIVFISHDRSFIRNMATRIVDLDRGKLVSYPGDYDQYLLAKEEALRVEDLQNAEFDRKLAQEEVWIRQGIKARRTRNEGRVRALKAMRNERSARREVMGSAKMQVEEAARSGKIVFEMEDVCYSIAQRALVKDFSAQVQRSDKIALVGPNGCGKTTLLKLMLGQLEADSGRVHCGTKLEVAYFDQHRAELDPDRTVMDNLAEGKQEVMVNGKPRHVLGYLQDFLFHPKRAMTPVRALSGGERNRLLLARLFLKPSNLLILDEPTNDLDVETLELLEELIDGYQGTVLLVSHDRQFVDNTVTECWIFEGEGKIGRYVGGYHDAKGQQASAQSLRHSVADKAQNNQPAKAEVVKRASSKLSYNLQRELEQLPQRLEQLEAELEALQAKVGDAEFFNQPHDVTQKTLSDMSTAEKALEEAFERWEYLEALKNGA, translated from the coding sequence ATGTCATTAATTAGTATGCACGGTGCCTGGTTGTCGTTTAGCGACGCACCGTTATTAGATAACACTGAACTTCATATCGAAGAAAACGAACGTGTCTGTTTAGTTGGCCGTAACGGCGCGGGTAAATCCACGCTGATGAAAATCCTGAATCGTGAAGTGCCGTTGGATGATGGCCGCATGGTTTATGAGCAAGATTTGATCGTCGCGCGTTTGCAGCAAGATCCGCCGCGTAATGTTGCCGGCACGGTTTATGATTTCGTTGCTGAAGGCGTTGAAGAACAAGCGGAACATCTGAAGGCTTATCACGATATTTCCCATAAAGTGATGACCGATCCGAGCGACAAAAACCTCAATGAAATGGCGCGTATTCAGGAAATTCTGGATAACCAGAATCTCTGGCAGTTAGAAAGCCGCATCAACGAAGTGCTGCTGCAATTAGGTCTTGATGCTGATACCGAACTGTCATCGCTTTCCGGTGGCTGGTTGCGTAAAGCGGCGCTGGGCCGTGCGTTGGTGAGTTCTCCTCGCGTATTGCTGCTTGATGAACCAACGAACCACCTGGATATCGAAGCTATCGACTGGCTGGAAGGTTTCCTGAAAGAGTTCCAGGGCAGCATCGTGTTTATTTCCCACGACCGTTCATTTATCCGCAATATGGCGACCCGTATTGTCGATCTTGACCGTGGCAAACTGGTTTCTTACCCAGGTGATTACGATCAGTATTTGCTGGCGAAAGAAGAAGCGCTGCGCGTAGAAGATCTGCAAAACGCCGAGTTTGATCGCAAACTGGCGCAGGAAGAAGTGTGGATCCGCCAGGGCATCAAAGCGCGTCGTACACGTAACGAAGGCCGTGTTCGTGCATTGAAAGCAATGCGTAATGAACGCAGCGCGCGCCGTGAAGTGATGGGCAGCGCCAAAATGCAGGTCGAAGAAGCGGCTCGCTCGGGCAAAATCGTCTTTGAAATGGAAGATGTTTGCTACTCCATTGCGCAGCGTGCATTGGTCAAAGACTTTTCGGCTCAGGTTCAACGCAGCGACAAAATCGCATTGGTGGGGCCAAACGGCTGCGGCAAAACCACCTTGTTGAAACTAATGTTGGGGCAACTGGAAGCCGACAGCGGTCGCGTACATTGTGGTACCAAGCTGGAAGTGGCGTACTTTGACCAGCACCGCGCCGAGCTTGATCCAGACCGTACGGTGATGGACAACCTTGCTGAAGGCAAACAAGAAGTGATGGTGAACGGTAAGCCGCGCCATGTTCTGGGCTATTTGCAGGACTTCTTGTTCCACCCGAAACGTGCCATGACGCCGGTGCGTGCGTTGTCAGGTGGTGAGCGTAACCGTTTGTTATTAGCCCGCTTATTCCTAAAACCAAGCAACCTGTTGATTCTCGATGAACCGACAAACGATCTGGATGTCGAAACGCTCGAATTGCTCGAAGAACTGATTGATGGCTATCAGGGCACGGTCTTACTGGTGAGCCACGATCGTCAATTCGTTGATAACACAGTGACCGAGTGCTGGATTTTTGAAGGCGAAGGTAAAATCGGTCGCTACGTGGGTGGTTATCATGATGCTAAAGGTCAGCAAGCTTCTGCTCAATCTTTACGCCACTCTGTGGCAGATAAAGCGCAAAACAACCAGCCTGCTAAGGCGGAAGTTGTTAAACGCGCAAGTAGCAAGCTAAGCTATAACCTGCAACGTGAATTAGAGCAATTACCGCAACGTCTTGAACAACTTGAGGCGGAGCTGGAAGCCCTACAAGCGAAGGTCGGGGATGCTGAGTTCTTTAACCAGCCACACGATGTGACGCAGAAAACATTGAGTGATATGTCCACCGCAGAAAAAGCACTGGAAGAGGCTTTTGAGCGCTGGGAATATCTGGAAGCTCTGAAAAACGGCGCGTAA
- the rlmKL gene encoding bifunctional 23S rRNA (guanine(2069)-N(7))-methyltransferase RlmK/23S rRNA (guanine(2445)-N(2))-methyltransferase RlmL, producing the protein MNSLFASTARGLEELLKTELEGLGAQACQVVQGGVHYQGDSRLLYQSLMWSRLASRILLPLNECSVYSDLDLYLGVQTIDWPALFGPDATFAVHFSGLNDVIRNSQYGALKVKDAIVDSFTRKNLPRPNVEREQPDLRINVWLNRDTASIALDLSGEGLHQRGYRDSTGAAPIKETLASAIVMRSGWQPGTPLLDPMCGSGTLLIEAAMIATDRAPGLHRKHWGFLGWANHDVDLWKEITTEAQVRARKGLGEYTSRFYGSDNDSRVIERARANTRRAGLGDIISYEVKDVAKLTNPLPEGPVGTVVSNPPYGERLDSEPALIALHSLLGRNMKNHFGGWNLSLFSASPDLLSCLQLRAERQFKAKNGPLDCVQKNYQLSATSTGAQSGQIADDYANRLRKNIKKLDKWARQEGIECYRIYDADLPDYNVAVDRYGEWVVVQEYAPPKTVDANKARQRLFDVIAATMSVLELPSNRLILKTRERQKGKSQYQKMDEKGDFMEVSEYNARLWVNLTDYLDTGLFLDHRIARQMLGKMSKGKDFLNLFAYTGSATVHAGLGGAKTTTTVDMSRTYLEWAERNLRLNGLSGRAHRLVQADCLGWLRETDEQFDLIFIDPPTFSNSKRMEESFDVQRDHIVLMKDLKRLLRQGGTIMFSNNKRGFKMDFDGLANLGLSAQEITQKTLSQDFARNRQIHNCWLVTHVAKD; encoded by the coding sequence ATGAATTCTCTGTTTGCCAGTACGGCGCGTGGGCTTGAAGAGCTATTAAAAACTGAACTGGAGGGCCTTGGTGCGCAAGCATGCCAGGTGGTTCAGGGCGGCGTACATTACCAGGGGGACTCACGTCTGCTCTATCAAAGCCTGATGTGGAGCCGCCTTGCGTCCCGCATTTTGCTGCCTTTAAACGAATGCAGTGTTTATAGCGATCTGGATTTGTACCTCGGCGTACAGACCATCGACTGGCCTGCGCTGTTTGGCCCGGATGCGACCTTTGCGGTGCATTTCAGCGGTCTGAACGACGTTATCCGTAATAGCCAGTACGGTGCGCTAAAAGTGAAAGATGCGATTGTTGACTCCTTCACGCGCAAAAACCTGCCGCGTCCAAACGTCGAACGTGAACAACCAGACCTGCGTATTAACGTCTGGTTGAATAGAGATACCGCCAGCATTGCACTGGATTTAAGTGGCGAAGGCCTGCATCAACGCGGCTACCGCGACAGCACTGGTGCCGCACCTATCAAAGAAACGCTGGCATCCGCCATTGTTATGCGTTCTGGCTGGCAGCCGGGTACACCTTTGCTCGATCCGATGTGTGGTTCCGGCACGCTGCTGATTGAAGCGGCAATGATCGCCACCGATCGCGCTCCGGGTCTGCATCGTAAGCACTGGGGTTTCCTGGGCTGGGCGAATCACGATGTCGATTTGTGGAAAGAAATCACCACCGAAGCGCAGGTTCGTGCGCGTAAAGGTCTGGGTGAATACACTTCGCGTTTCTATGGTTCGGATAATGACTCTCGGGTTATCGAACGCGCGCGCGCCAATACCCGTCGTGCGGGTCTGGGCGATATCATCAGCTATGAAGTCAAAGACGTGGCTAAATTGACCAACCCTCTGCCGGAAGGCCCGGTTGGTACGGTTGTCAGTAACCCGCCATACGGTGAGCGTCTGGACAGTGAGCCTGCGCTGATTGCGTTGCACAGTCTGCTTGGCCGCAACATGAAGAACCATTTTGGCGGCTGGAATTTGTCGCTGTTTAGCGCATCTCCGGATTTGCTAAGCTGCCTGCAACTGCGCGCCGAACGCCAGTTTAAAGCGAAGAACGGCCCGCTGGATTGTGTGCAGAAAAACTATCAATTATCGGCTACCAGCACCGGTGCGCAATCAGGTCAGATTGCTGATGATTACGCGAACCGCCTGCGCAAAAATATCAAAAAACTGGATAAATGGGCGCGCCAGGAAGGCATCGAATGCTACCGAATTTACGATGCCGATTTGCCAGATTATAACGTTGCCGTTGACCGCTACGGCGAGTGGGTTGTGGTGCAGGAATATGCTCCGCCGAAAACCGTTGATGCCAACAAAGCGCGTCAGCGTCTGTTTGATGTGATTGCTGCAACAATGTCTGTACTGGAATTGCCATCCAACCGACTGATCCTGAAAACCCGTGAGCGTCAGAAAGGGAAAAGTCAGTATCAGAAAATGGATGAGAAGGGCGACTTCATGGAAGTGAGCGAATATAACGCTCGTCTGTGGGTCAACCTGACGGATTACCTTGATACCGGTTTGTTCCTCGACCACCGTATCGCGCGTCAAATGCTGGGCAAAATGAGCAAAGGGAAAGATTTCCTTAATCTGTTCGCTTATACCGGCAGTGCGACAGTTCACGCAGGGTTAGGTGGCGCTAAAACGACGACCACCGTCGATATGTCTCGTACTTACCTGGAGTGGGCTGAGCGTAACTTGCGTCTTAACGGTTTAAGTGGCCGTGCACACCGCCTGGTTCAGGCAGATTGCCTGGGCTGGTTGCGTGAAACCGATGAACAGTTTGATCTGATTTTTATCGATCCGCCGACGTTCTCAAACTCAAAACGTATGGAAGAATCTTTTGATGTCCAGCGCGACCACATCGTGCTGATGAAAGACCTTAAGCGCCTGTTGCGCCAGGGCGGCACCATTATGTTCTCCAACAACAAACGTGGCTTCAAAATGGACTTTGATGGGTTAGCTAACCTGGGCCTGAGCGCTCAGGAAATCACGCAGAAAACCCTGTCGCAAGACTTTGCCCGTAATCGCCAAATTCATAACTGCTGGCTCGTTACTCACGTAGCCAAGGATTAA
- the pqiA gene encoding membrane integrity-associated transporter subunit PqiA, whose amino-acid sequence MCATHHHRSHILCSQCDLLVALPQLEDGHKAVCPRCGTTLVTQWESPRQRPTAYALVALFMLLLANLFPFINMNVAGISSEVSLLEIPGVLFNEDYASLGTFFMAFVQAVPAFCLMTILLLVNQAPLPLAMKKWLARILFQLKSWGMAEIFLAGVLVSFVKLMAYGDIGVGSSFIPWCLFCILQLRAFQCVDRRWLWDDIEPEPRIEAALKVGVTGIRQGLRSCSCCTAIVPEDQKVCPRCETKGYVRRRHSLQWTLALLLTSIMLYLPANILPIMITEVLGSKIPSTIIAGVILLWSEGSYPVAGVIFIASIMVPTLKMLAIAWLCWDAKGHGRRDSERMHLIYEVVEFVGRWSMIDVFVIAVLSALVRMGGLMSIYPAIGAVMFALVVILTMFAAMTFDPRLSWDRAPDSTHEESSEHGK is encoded by the coding sequence ATGTGTGCCACGCATCATCATCGTTCACACATATTGTGTTCACAATGTGACTTACTGGTCGCATTACCGCAATTAGAAGACGGCCACAAGGCCGTCTGTCCACGTTGTGGTACCACACTTGTGACTCAGTGGGAATCACCGCGCCAACGGCCAACAGCTTATGCGCTAGTAGCGCTATTTATGTTGTTACTGGCCAATCTTTTCCCTTTCATCAATATGAACGTTGCTGGAATCAGTAGCGAAGTTTCGCTGCTGGAAATTCCTGGCGTGCTGTTTAATGAAGATTACGCCAGTCTTGGCACCTTCTTCATGGCCTTCGTGCAAGCGGTTCCCGCATTCTGCTTAATGACCATTTTGTTATTGGTTAATCAGGCGCCATTACCCCTGGCAATGAAAAAATGGCTGGCCCGAATTCTGTTCCAGTTGAAGTCCTGGGGCATGGCAGAAATCTTTCTTGCGGGCGTGTTGGTGAGTTTCGTCAAACTGATGGCTTACGGTGATATTGGCGTAGGCAGCAGTTTTATTCCGTGGTGCTTATTCTGCATTTTACAGTTGCGTGCTTTTCAATGCGTGGACCGCCGCTGGCTTTGGGATGATATTGAACCTGAACCTCGTATTGAAGCCGCGCTTAAAGTGGGGGTTACGGGTATCCGCCAGGGATTACGTTCTTGCTCATGCTGTACCGCCATCGTCCCGGAAGATCAGAAGGTTTGCCCGCGCTGCGAGACAAAAGGTTATGTCCGCCGCCGCCATAGTTTGCAATGGACGCTCGCTCTGTTGCTGACATCCATTATGCTTTATCTGCCTGCTAATATTTTGCCCATTATGATAACCGAAGTGTTGGGAAGCAAAATCCCATCAACGATTATTGCAGGGGTTATCCTATTGTGGAGTGAAGGTTCTTACCCGGTGGCAGGGGTGATTTTCATCGCCAGTATTATGGTCCCGACGCTCAAAATGTTGGCGATTGCGTGGTTGTGTTGGGATGCCAAAGGCCACGGGCGTCGTGATAGTGAACGTATGCATTTAATTTACGAAGTGGTCGAATTTGTCGGGCGCTGGTCGATGATTGATGTTTTCGTGATTGCGGTTTTATCAGCGCTGGTGCGCATGGGAGGACTGATGAGTATCTACCCGGCAATCGGTGCCGTCATGTTTGCGTTAGTCGTTATTTTGACAATGTTTGCTGCGATGACCTTTGACCCTCGCTTGTCCTGGGATCGCGCACCGGATTCAACTCATGAGGAGTCGTCTGAGCATGGAAAATAA